The following coding sequences are from one Epilithonimonas vandammei window:
- a CDS encoding IMPACT family protein — translation MFEFQTIKENVENVLLKEKGSKFIGFAYPVNSEADAKEKLNHLYEQHPKATHHCYAFRIGINGENYRANDDGEPSGSAALPIYNQLLVHQITNVLVVVIRYYGGTKLGVGGLVKTYKESAKLTLEQAEIITKELESEIEIRFRFSQQNQIFTILNRYDSKILDFDAHEICIIRANVKMAKKESISNELSEMLLEFKFS, via the coding sequence ATGTTTGAATTCCAAACCATTAAAGAAAATGTAGAGAATGTCTTGCTAAAAGAAAAAGGTAGCAAGTTCATAGGCTTTGCTTATCCAGTTAATTCAGAGGCTGACGCCAAAGAAAAATTAAATCATCTTTACGAGCAACATCCAAAAGCCACCCATCATTGCTATGCATTCCGCATAGGAATCAACGGCGAGAATTATCGTGCTAACGATGATGGCGAACCATCCGGAAGTGCGGCACTACCAATATATAACCAATTGCTGGTACATCAGATTACAAATGTGCTGGTTGTAGTAATACGCTATTATGGTGGAACGAAATTAGGCGTTGGCGGATTGGTGAAAACTTATAAAGAATCTGCAAAACTTACACTTGAGCAGGCGGAAATTATAACTAAAGAACTGGAATCCGAAATTGAAATACGATTTAGGTTTTCGCAGCAAAATCAAATATTCACAATCCTTAATCGATATGATTCAAAAATCCTGGATTTTGACGCACATGAAATATGCATCATTAGAGCCAATGTCAAAATGGCTAAAAAAGAAAGCATCTCAAACGAATTATCCGAGATGCTTTTGGAATTTAAATTTTCATAA
- a CDS encoding HepT-like ribonuclease domain-containing protein, which produces MKHNLGNLERINHILDAIEKIEIITENISMETFNSNMEKYLSVERLLEIIGEADNHISEEVLYDEDNSTPWKLIIGLRNILSHEYFRVD; this is translated from the coding sequence ATGAAGCATAATTTAGGAAATTTGGAAAGAATCAACCATATTCTGGATGCCATTGAAAAAATTGAGATCATTACAGAAAATATTTCAATGGAAACTTTCAATTCAAATATGGAAAAATATCTTTCTGTTGAAAGATTACTTGAAATAATAGGCGAAGCGGATAATCATATTTCTGAAGAAGTTTTGTATGACGAAGATAATTCAACACCGTGGAAATTAATAATTGGATTAAGGAATATTCTGTCGCACGAATATTTTAGAGTGGATTAA
- a CDS encoding metallophosphoesterase: MQKTVIFLLALFLILEIYVYQAFKTVYNSQNGKLLYWIPTILVYGFLFYSIFTYDRGSHKYLSFQVVFSVILIFVLPKLLIAIFLLIEDIIRLLNFGYNYVATDNHVYPSRRKFISLVGLGSGAVLAGFVLDGIIFGKYRHKARIVRLKLKNLPSNFKGYKIVQISDVHSGSFQNPKNLQHAIDLINKQNADLVLFTGDMVNNYADEFVPFIDLFSQIKGKDGKFAVLGNHDYGEYGVWKNIDERKNNIPKLIENEKKAGFEMLRNEHRIIERNGEKLYILGVENWGIPPFPQFGDLNKASEGVPAEACKILMSHDPSHFDAVVKKHPVDVQLTLSGHTHGMQFGIDLKNFRWSPVKFKYPKWADLYQTGDKYLYVNRGFGVIGYPGRVGVLPEITVFELS, encoded by the coding sequence ATGCAAAAGACTGTTATATTTCTACTTGCCCTATTTTTAATTCTGGAAATCTATGTTTATCAAGCTTTTAAAACTGTTTATAATAGCCAAAATGGAAAGCTGCTATATTGGATTCCTACAATTTTAGTGTATGGATTTTTGTTTTATTCCATTTTCACCTATGACAGAGGTTCTCATAAGTATCTCAGTTTTCAGGTGGTATTTTCAGTTATTCTGATATTTGTCTTGCCGAAATTACTGATTGCCATCTTTCTTTTGATAGAAGATATAATCAGGCTTCTTAACTTTGGTTACAACTATGTAGCGACAGATAATCACGTTTATCCGTCAAGGAGGAAGTTTATAAGTTTGGTTGGCCTAGGTTCGGGAGCGGTTTTAGCTGGTTTTGTTCTTGATGGAATTATTTTCGGGAAATACCGTCACAAAGCACGAATTGTTAGACTTAAATTGAAAAATCTACCATCTAACTTCAAAGGTTATAAAATCGTTCAGATTTCGGATGTTCACAGCGGAAGTTTTCAGAATCCTAAAAACCTGCAACACGCTATTGATTTGATTAATAAGCAGAATGCGGATCTAGTATTGTTTACAGGTGATATGGTGAATAATTATGCCGACGAATTTGTTCCGTTTATCGATCTGTTTTCTCAAATCAAAGGAAAAGATGGAAAGTTCGCTGTTCTTGGCAACCACGATTATGGAGAATATGGCGTCTGGAAAAACATTGATGAAAGAAAGAATAACATTCCGAAACTTATTGAAAATGAAAAAAAAGCAGGATTCGAAATGCTTCGGAATGAACATAGAATCATAGAAAGAAACGGAGAAAAATTATATATTCTAGGAGTAGAAAATTGGGGGATTCCGCCATTTCCACAATTTGGAGATCTGAACAAGGCTTCTGAAGGAGTTCCCGCTGAAGCTTGCAAGATTCTGATGTCGCACGATCCTTCCCATTTTGATGCTGTGGTTAAAAAACACCCAGTAGATGTACAACTAACGCTTTCCGGACACACGCACGGTATGCAATTCGGGATTGATTTGAAAAATTTTAGGTGGTCTCCCGTAAAGTTTAAGTATCCAAAATGGGCAGATTTGTACCAAACCGGTGATAAATATCTATATGTAAATCGTGGTTTTGGCGTAATCGGATATCCGGGTAGAGTAGGGGTCTTACCGGAAATTACCGTTTTTGAATTGAGTTAA
- a CDS encoding NADH-quinone oxidoreductase subunit NuoE family protein, translated as MSETIAFKPESLEQVHKIIARYPEGRQKSALIPVLHIAQKEFGGWLAVPVMDYVAELLNITPIEVYEVATFYTMFNMKPVGKYVLEVCRTGPCMLNGSDNILDHIRKKLNIKDGGTSEDGLFTLKPAECLGACGYAPMMQLGKFYHENLTIEKVDEILDLCRQGAIALD; from the coding sequence ATGAGCGAAACAATTGCTTTTAAACCTGAAAGCTTAGAACAGGTTCATAAAATAATTGCAAGATATCCGGAAGGCAGACAAAAATCTGCTTTGATTCCGGTTTTGCATATTGCACAGAAAGAATTTGGAGGCTGGTTGGCTGTTCCAGTTATGGATTATGTAGCTGAACTGTTAAACATTACTCCGATTGAAGTATATGAAGTGGCAACATTCTATACGATGTTTAATATGAAGCCGGTTGGGAAATATGTTTTAGAAGTTTGCAGAACCGGTCCTTGTATGCTAAACGGAAGTGATAACATTCTTGACCATATCCGAAAGAAACTGAATATCAAAGACGGTGGAACTTCTGAAGACGGATTATTCACTTTGAAGCCTGCTGAATGTCTAGGAGCTTGCGGCTATGCACCAATGATGCAGTTGGGGAAATTCTACCACGAAAATTTGACAATAGAAAAAGTTGACGAAATTCTTGACCTTTGCAGACAAGGAGCCATCGCTTTAGATTAA
- a CDS encoding NADH-quinone oxidoreductase subunit D: protein MKDNSLSNILNQYESKEQIDGQLYTLNLGPTHPATHGIFQNVLTMDGERILHSEQTVGYIHRAFEKISERRNFAQITTLTDRMNYCSAPINNLGWHMTVEKLIGITVPKRVDYMRVILMELARIGDHLICNGVTGMDSGAITGLTYMFIERERIYDMYEEICGARMTTNMGRIGGFERDFTPRFHELLKDFLKTFPERFQEFCNLLERNRIFMDRTIGTGAISAERALNYGFTGPNLRAAGVDYDVRVAQPYSSYEDFDFIIPVGTAGDTYDRFMVRQQEVWESIKIIKQAYENLPEGPFHADVPEFYLPEKADVYQKMEALIYHFKIVMGEIDVPKGEVYHAVEGGNGELGFYLVSDGGRTPYRLHFRRPCFIYYQAYPEMITGSVISDAIVTMCSMNIIAGELDA, encoded by the coding sequence ATGAAAGATAACTCATTATCTAATATACTAAACCAATACGAAAGCAAGGAGCAAATCGACGGTCAACTGTACACGTTAAATCTTGGTCCTACGCACCCTGCGACACACGGGATTTTCCAGAATGTTCTTACAATGGACGGCGAGAGAATACTGCATTCTGAGCAGACCGTTGGTTATATCCACAGGGCATTTGAAAAGATCTCCGAAAGAAGAAACTTTGCGCAGATTACCACGCTCACAGATCGTATGAACTACTGCTCGGCTCCAATCAATAATCTTGGATGGCACATGACTGTTGAAAAACTAATTGGCATCACCGTTCCAAAACGTGTTGATTATATGCGTGTGATCTTGATGGAATTGGCAAGAATTGGTGACCATTTGATTTGTAACGGTGTAACGGGAATGGACTCTGGTGCCATTACAGGTCTTACGTATATGTTCATCGAAAGAGAGCGTATCTATGATATGTATGAAGAAATCTGTGGTGCGAGAATGACGACCAATATGGGAAGAATCGGAGGATTTGAAAGAGATTTCACACCTCGATTCCACGAGCTATTAAAAGATTTCTTAAAAACTTTCCCGGAAAGATTCCAAGAATTCTGTAATCTTTTAGAAAGAAACAGAATTTTTATGGACAGAACCATTGGTACGGGTGCCATTTCTGCGGAAAGAGCTTTAAACTATGGTTTTACAGGTCCTAACCTACGTGCTGCGGGTGTAGATTATGATGTGAGAGTGGCGCAACCCTATTCTTCTTACGAGGATTTTGATTTCATCATTCCTGTTGGAACTGCAGGTGATACGTATGACCGTTTTATGGTTCGTCAGCAGGAAGTTTGGGAATCAATTAAAATTATCAAACAAGCTTACGAAAACTTACCGGAAGGTCCGTTCCACGCAGATGTTCCTGAGTTTTATTTGCCAGAAAAGGCCGATGTTTATCAAAAAATGGAAGCTTTGATTTACCATTTCAAAATCGTAATGGGAGAAATAGATGTTCCTAAAGGCGAAGTTTACCACGCTGTCGAGGGTGGAAACGGTGAATTAGGATTCTATTTGGTGAGTGATGGTGGAAGAACTCCTTACAGACTACATTTCAGAAGACCTTGTTTCATCTACTATCAGGCATATCCGGAAATGATTACCGGTTCTGTAATCTCTGATGCGATTGTAACAATGTGTAGTATGAACATCATTGCGGGAGAATTAGACGCATAA
- a CDS encoding GNAT family N-acetyltransferase has product MENVIIKQVLNEKDLIKFIKFPMELYRNNPNYVPPLINEEKNIWKKEENPALSYSEAKQFLAYKNTKIVGRIAVIINHKEENELGIKKVRFGWLDFIDDEAVSKALIEEAIKFARAHHIEKIEGPMGFTNLDKAGMLTMGFDKLATMIGLYNDAYYPKHLENLGLVKEKEWVEFELQFPDKLPEKVEKFSSLIAQKYKLKTLKFNNKKEILPYVEPMFKLLDETYKHLSTYTPISDEQIKTYKEKYFAFIDKDYITCVADENNQLVAFAITMPSYSKALQKAKGKLFPFAWWHFLQAGKKNDRANFYLIGIHPEYQRRGVTSIIFKAIKMNLKDKGIKFLETNPELEENKNVQVLWQDYNPVNHKRRRTYSLEIKA; this is encoded by the coding sequence ATGGAAAATGTAATCATAAAGCAAGTTCTTAACGAAAAAGACTTAATAAAGTTCATCAAGTTCCCAATGGAATTGTACCGAAATAATCCGAATTATGTTCCACCGTTAATAAACGAAGAAAAGAACATTTGGAAAAAAGAAGAGAATCCGGCATTATCCTATTCAGAAGCCAAACAGTTTCTGGCATATAAAAATACTAAAATCGTTGGTAGAATTGCTGTTATCATTAATCATAAAGAAGAAAATGAATTAGGAATCAAAAAAGTTCGTTTTGGCTGGTTAGATTTTATAGACGACGAAGCAGTCTCCAAAGCTTTAATTGAAGAAGCAATAAAATTTGCAAGAGCGCATCACATTGAAAAAATTGAAGGCCCAATGGGTTTCACAAATCTTGATAAAGCCGGAATGCTTACGATGGGTTTTGACAAACTCGCAACGATGATTGGACTTTATAATGATGCCTACTATCCAAAACATTTAGAAAATCTAGGACTTGTGAAAGAAAAAGAATGGGTAGAGTTTGAACTTCAATTTCCAGACAAATTACCTGAAAAAGTAGAAAAATTCAGCAGTCTCATTGCTCAAAAATATAAACTGAAAACATTAAAATTCAATAATAAAAAGGAAATATTACCTTACGTTGAACCCATGTTCAAACTTCTGGATGAGACCTATAAACACCTATCAACATACACGCCTATTTCCGACGAACAAATCAAAACTTATAAGGAAAAATATTTTGCTTTTATAGATAAAGATTACATCACGTGTGTAGCAGATGAAAATAATCAGCTTGTCGCATTTGCAATCACAATGCCTTCTTACTCAAAAGCGCTTCAAAAAGCCAAGGGTAAGCTTTTCCCTTTTGCCTGGTGGCATTTTTTACAGGCGGGGAAGAAAAACGATAGAGCAAACTTTTATTTAATAGGAATACATCCGGAATATCAGAGACGAGGCGTTACTTCAATAATTTTCAAAGCGATAAAAATGAATCTTAAAGATAAAGGAATCAAGTTTTTGGAAACCAATCCAGAACTGGAAGAAAATAAGAATGTACAGGTGCTGTGGCAGGATTACAATCCAGTGAACCACAAAAGAAGAAGAACATACTCTCTAGAAATCAAAGCTTAA
- a CDS encoding 3-oxoacyl-ACP synthase III family protein, producing MPNTIIIGSGSYVPENVIDGSHFADAVFYDDNNQLIEKPTEEIIQKFVDITEIEQRRYANPEDFNSDLAHRASLEAIEDAGIDKEEIDYIIFATNFGEVDVNGIPNFMPSLSARLKGKLGIKRRDCINYDMIFGCPGWVEGLILADTMIKAGKAKTVLVVGGETLSRVTDPYDRNKMIFADGAGAVVVTATEDSKVGVLADSTLCDNGEELCYLENGPSLNLEHNQSQLFIRMRGRKIYEYALKNVPDAIKATIDKAGLDISDIHKILIHQANAKMDYAMIGRLFKLYGKKDYDHAISPMTIQQFGNSSVATVPTLFDLIRKGKMEGQSFAPGSHILFTSVGAGMNINCVVYKFPEGKI from the coding sequence ATGCCTAATACAATAATCATTGGCTCCGGAAGTTATGTTCCGGAAAACGTTATAGACGGCTCTCATTTTGCTGATGCTGTGTTCTATGATGATAATAATCAGCTGATTGAAAAGCCTACTGAGGAAATCATTCAGAAATTTGTGGATATCACTGAAATAGAGCAGAGAAGGTATGCAAATCCTGAAGATTTTAATTCTGATCTGGCGCATAGAGCGTCATTAGAAGCTATCGAAGATGCGGGTATTGATAAAGAAGAAATAGATTATATTATTTTTGCTACCAATTTTGGTGAAGTGGATGTAAACGGAATTCCGAACTTCATGCCATCTCTTTCCGCAAGGCTAAAAGGTAAACTCGGTATCAAAAGAAGAGATTGTATCAATTACGATATGATTTTCGGCTGTCCAGGTTGGGTAGAAGGGCTTATTCTAGCTGATACGATGATCAAGGCAGGCAAAGCAAAAACAGTTCTGGTTGTAGGCGGTGAAACACTGAGCAGAGTTACCGATCCTTATGACAGAAATAAAATGATTTTTGCAGATGGAGCTGGAGCTGTTGTTGTTACTGCGACTGAAGATTCAAAAGTGGGCGTTTTGGCAGATAGTACACTGTGTGATAATGGTGAAGAATTATGCTATCTGGAAAACGGGCCTTCTCTGAACCTTGAGCACAATCAGTCTCAGTTATTTATCAGGATGAGAGGTCGTAAAATCTATGAATATGCTCTAAAAAATGTTCCAGATGCTATAAAAGCGACTATTGACAAAGCAGGGTTGGATATTTCAGATATCCATAAAATCCTGATTCATCAGGCTAATGCAAAAATGGACTATGCTATGATTGGCAGACTATTTAAGTTGTACGGAAAAAAAGATTACGATCACGCAATTTCTCCGATGACGATTCAACAGTTTGGCAATTCGTCGGTGGCTACAGTTCCCACTTTATTTGATTTAATCAGAAAAGGAAAAATGGAAGGACAATCTTTTGCACCGGGTTCGCATATTTTGTTTACATCTGTTGGTGCTGGAATGAACATCAATTGTGTAGTTTACAAGTTTCCTGAGGGAAAAATATAA
- a CDS encoding NADH-quinone oxidoreductase subunit C, whose amino-acid sequence MTNEFVLEALTREFPDSVISSSEPYGMLTVEIKKDDIKKVIHYLKDSSLEINFLTDICGIHYPEKPEKEIGVIYHLHNMMTNFRIRLKVFMSRENIEVDSMVELYAGANWMERETFDFYGIKFRGHPDLRAILNMEDLGYHPMLKEYKLEDGTRTDKNDAMFGR is encoded by the coding sequence ATGACGAACGAATTTGTATTAGAAGCGCTAACAAGAGAATTCCCGGATTCTGTGATTTCCAGTTCTGAGCCTTACGGAATGCTTACGGTGGAAATCAAGAAGGATGACATCAAGAAAGTGATTCATTATCTTAAAGATTCTTCTTTGGAAATTAATTTCCTAACGGATATCTGTGGGATTCATTATCCTGAGAAACCTGAGAAAGAAATTGGTGTAATATACCACTTACATAATATGATGACGAATTTTAGAATACGTCTCAAGGTATTTATGTCTAGAGAAAATATAGAAGTCGATTCTATGGTAGAACTGTATGCAGGTGCCAACTGGATGGAAAGGGAAACTTTTGATTTTTACGGGATTAAATTCCGAGGTCATCCGGATCTGAGAGCGATTCTAAATATGGAAGACCTTGGCTATCATCCAATGCTGAAAGAATATAAGCTGGAAGACGGAACGAGGACAGATAAGAACGACGCTATGTTCGGAAGATAA
- a CDS encoding NADH-quinone oxidoreductase subunit A, giving the protein MNLPENYIPILIQAAVGLGFVAISLLGAHFLGPKQKKGNSVKNSSWECGIPVEGNARTPFSIKYFLTAVLFVLFDIEIVFFYPYAVNFREFGMQGFLAVLTFVAIFFVAFFYVWKRGALDWDK; this is encoded by the coding sequence ATGAATTTACCTGAAAATTATATCCCTATACTGATTCAGGCCGCAGTCGGTCTTGGATTTGTAGCTATCTCTTTATTAGGCGCTCATTTTTTGGGACCTAAGCAGAAGAAAGGGAATTCTGTAAAAAACTCAAGCTGGGAATGTGGTATTCCTGTAGAAGGAAATGCCAGAACACCATTTTCCATCAAATATTTCTTAACAGCGGTATTGTTCGTGTTGTTCGATATCGAAATAGTCTTTTTCTATCCTTATGCTGTTAATTTTAGAGAATTCGGGATGCAGGGCTTCTTAGCAGTTCTGACTTTCGTAGCGATTTTCTTTGTTGCGTTTTTCTATGTGTGGAAAAGAGGCGCTTTGGATTGGGATAAATAA
- the nuoF gene encoding NADH-quinone oxidoreductase subunit NuoF, which yields MGKKLLLKNAHIEGIRYFETYRKHGGYEAAEKALKMKPEEILEEVKTSGLRGRGGAGFPTGMKWSFLAKPEGVPRHLVVNADESEPGTFKDRYLMEFLPHLLIEGMLISSYTLGSNTSYIYIRGEYSWIPDILEEAIEEAKAAGFLGKNILGTGFDLEIYVQRGAGAYICGEETALLESLEGRRGNPRLKPPFPAVKGLWERPTVVNNVESIAAVVPIIEIGGAEYAKIGVGRSTGTKLISACGNINKPGVYEIDMTITVEEFIYSDEYCGGIPNGKKLKACIPGGSSVPIVPANLLLKTINGEPRYMNYESLADGGFATGTMMGSGGFIVLDEDQCVVNHTMTLARFYNHESCGQCTPCREGTGWMYKILKKIEKGEGKMEDIDLLWDIQRKIEGNTICPLGDAAAWPVAAAIRHFRDEFEWHVNNPELSQTQNYGIANYADPIPAVSNS from the coding sequence ATGGGTAAAAAACTTTTACTTAAAAATGCACATATAGAGGGAATTCGGTATTTCGAGACTTATCGTAAACACGGTGGTTACGAAGCAGCGGAAAAAGCTCTTAAAATGAAACCTGAAGAAATCTTGGAAGAGGTTAAAACTTCCGGACTCCGTGGTCGTGGTGGCGCAGGTTTCCCAACTGGAATGAAGTGGAGTTTCCTCGCTAAGCCAGAAGGTGTTCCAAGACATTTGGTAGTGAATGCTGATGAATCTGAACCTGGAACTTTCAAAGACAGATATCTAATGGAGTTTCTTCCTCATCTTTTGATTGAAGGAATGTTAATTTCATCTTACACTTTAGGTTCCAATACATCCTATATATATATCAGAGGAGAATATTCGTGGATTCCGGATATTTTGGAAGAAGCCATCGAGGAAGCAAAAGCCGCTGGATTTCTTGGAAAAAATATCTTAGGAACTGGTTTCGATTTAGAAATTTATGTCCAGAGAGGTGCTGGTGCTTACATTTGTGGTGAAGAAACGGCTCTTCTTGAATCTCTTGAAGGAAGAAGAGGAAATCCAAGATTGAAACCACCTTTCCCGGCTGTAAAAGGACTTTGGGAAAGACCAACGGTTGTTAATAATGTTGAATCTATTGCAGCAGTTGTTCCAATCATCGAAATTGGTGGTGCTGAATATGCCAAAATTGGTGTAGGAAGGTCAACAGGAACTAAATTGATTTCGGCTTGTGGTAACATCAATAAACCTGGCGTTTACGAAATCGATATGACGATTACGGTTGAGGAGTTTATTTATTCTGATGAATATTGTGGTGGAATCCCGAATGGTAAAAAACTGAAAGCTTGTATTCCTGGAGGAAGTTCTGTTCCAATTGTTCCGGCAAACTTATTATTGAAAACCATAAACGGTGAACCAAGATATATGAATTATGAATCTCTTGCAGATGGTGGTTTCGCTACCGGAACGATGATGGGTTCAGGAGGATTTATTGTTTTGGACGAAGACCAATGTGTTGTTAATCATACAATGACTTTAGCAAGGTTCTACAATCACGAGAGTTGTGGACAATGTACACCTTGCCGTGAAGGAACGGGTTGGATGTACAAAATCTTGAAAAAAATAGAAAAAGGAGAAGGTAAAATGGAAGACATCGATTTGCTTTGGGACATCCAGAGAAAAATCGAAGGTAATACCATTTGTCCTTTAGGAGACGCCGCAGCTTGGCCAGTTGCAGCAGCTATCAGACACTTCAGAGATGAGTTCGAATGGCACGTTAACAATCCTGAGTTGAGCCAGACTCAAAATTACGGAATAGCAAATTATGCAGACCCTATTCCGGCTGTTAGTAACAGTTAA
- a CDS encoding zinc metallopeptidase encodes MYYLIIGAVFLISMFVQSRLRSKFEFYSKVHLRNGMSGKEVAEKMLRDNGINDVQVISVPGQLTDHYNPENKTVNLSEAVYMQRNAAAAAVAAHECGHAVQHAVGYSMLQFRSKMVPVVNISSRLLQFVLMGGILVMAMSGNKTILAVGVVLFAITTLFAFITLPVEYDASNRALKWLKSTGTVTAEEYEGAEDSLKWAARTYVVAALGSLAQLIYFASMLSGNRRE; translated from the coding sequence ATGTATTATCTTATCATCGGAGCCGTTTTTTTAATAAGCATGTTTGTGCAAAGTAGGCTTCGTTCTAAATTCGAATTTTATTCTAAAGTTCATCTACGAAACGGAATGTCTGGGAAAGAAGTGGCAGAAAAAATGCTGAGAGACAATGGAATCAATGATGTACAGGTCATTTCAGTACCAGGACAATTAACCGATCATTATAATCCTGAAAACAAAACAGTTAATCTTTCTGAGGCGGTTTATATGCAGAGAAACGCAGCCGCTGCTGCAGTTGCAGCGCACGAGTGCGGACACGCTGTTCAACACGCTGTTGGTTATTCAATGCTACAGTTCAGGTCCAAAATGGTTCCGGTGGTGAACATCAGCTCCAGGTTATTGCAATTCGTCCTGATGGGAGGTATTTTAGTAATGGCAATGAGCGGAAATAAAACAATTCTTGCAGTTGGGGTTGTTCTTTTTGCAATCACAACTTTATTTGCGTTCATAACGCTTCCGGTGGAATATGATGCCAGCAATCGTGCCTTAAAATGGCTAAAATCTACAGGTACTGTAACAGCAGAAGAATACGAGGGTGCAGAAGATTCGCTTAAATGGGCTGCAAGGACTTATGTGGTAGCAGCACTAGGATCCTTGGCTCAGCTTATTTATTTCGCGTCTATGCTCTCAGGGAACAGAAGGGAATAA
- a CDS encoding nucleotidyltransferase family protein, which yields MKLTPQEIEKIRFFFSDKPVKKVYLFGSFARGEADENSDVDLLIDWDYSQHIGLNYVKWLHDVKDILGKEVDFVSAEYISPLIEKYINEDKKLIYEA from the coding sequence ATGAAGCTTACACCACAAGAAATCGAAAAAATTAGATTCTTTTTTAGCGATAAACCTGTTAAAAAAGTATATCTTTTTGGTTCGTTTGCCCGTGGCGAAGCTGATGAAAACAGTGATGTAGATTTACTGATTGATTGGGATTACAGTCAACATATAGGACTTAATTATGTTAAATGGTTACATGATGTAAAAGATATTTTGGGTAAAGAAGTAGATTTTGTATCTGCTGAATATATTTCTCCATTAATTGAAAAATATATTAATGAAGATAAAAAATTGATATATGAAGCATAA
- a CDS encoding NADH-quinone oxidoreductase subunit B gives MSDKKPVIITDAPAPEGYEGEGFFATKLSSVIGMARKYSLWPLPFATSCCGIEFMATLNPTYDASRFGMERNSFSPRQADMLMVCGTISKKLGPVLKEVYTQMAEPKWVVAVGACASSGGIFDTYSVLQGIDKIIPVDVYVPGCPPRPEQIIEGVMQVQALAESESIRRRDTPEYRALLDSYDISY, from the coding sequence ATGTCAGACAAAAAACCAGTAATAATTACAGACGCCCCTGCTCCGGAAGGTTATGAAGGAGAAGGATTTTTTGCAACTAAGCTGAGCAGCGTCATCGGGATGGCAAGAAAATATTCGCTATGGCCATTACCATTTGCTACATCTTGCTGTGGTATCGAGTTTATGGCGACACTAAACCCGACTTACGATGCATCAAGATTCGGAATGGAAAGAAACTCTTTCTCACCGAGACAAGCAGATATGCTGATGGTTTGCGGAACTATATCTAAGAAATTAGGTCCGGTTTTGAAAGAAGTTTACACCCAGATGGCTGAGCCAAAATGGGTTGTCGCTGTTGGTGCTTGCGCTTCCAGCGGTGGGATTTTCGATACATATTCGGTTCTTCAGGGAATTGATAAAATCATACCTGTCGATGTTTACGTGCCAGGATGCCCGCCAAGACCTGAACAGATCATTGAAGGTGTGATGCAGGTACAGGCACTTGCGGAAAGTGAAAGTATCAGAAGAAGAGACACACCAGAATATCGTGCGCTCTTGGACTCTTATGATATTAGTTATTAA